A single window of Dehalococcoidia bacterium DNA harbors:
- a CDS encoding ScpA family protein translates to MSMLAVRIEVFEGPLDLLLHLIEKDDLDITAVSLVQVTDQYMAMLRDQEQIDLRALADFVAVGAKLLYLKSRALLPRTPAEAEEDAREAEEIAQDLTAQLEEYRAFKQAASYLRQLDESGHRSFPRVAPVPAEWLPTGLEKVTLRKLVSVLSRALQKLPEEPEPERLQRTLINLAERREAVLRFVRARGRLSFADLIADCRTRLEAIVTFLAVLDLLKTGDITADQDESFGEITLRVPGAVSAAGATA, encoded by the coding sequence ATGTCAATGCTCGCCGTGCGGATCGAGGTGTTCGAGGGGCCGCTGGACCTCCTGCTCCACCTTATCGAGAAGGACGACCTCGACATCACCGCCGTGTCCCTGGTGCAGGTCACCGACCAGTACATGGCCATGCTCCGAGACCAGGAGCAGATCGACTTGCGGGCGCTGGCCGATTTCGTAGCCGTCGGCGCCAAGCTCCTGTACCTGAAGTCGCGGGCCCTCCTGCCCCGCACGCCGGCAGAAGCCGAAGAGGACGCGCGCGAGGCCGAGGAGATCGCCCAGGACCTCACGGCGCAGTTGGAGGAGTACAGGGCCTTCAAACAGGCCGCGTCTTACCTGCGCCAGCTGGACGAAAGCGGCCATCGCTCCTTTCCGCGTGTAGCGCCGGTCCCGGCCGAGTGGCTGCCCACCGGCCTCGAGAAGGTGACGCTGCGCAAGCTCGTGAGCGTCCTCAGCCGGGCCTTGCAGAAACTGCCGGAGGAGCCGGAACCAGAGCGACTGCAACGGACGCTGATTAACCTCGCCGAGAGGCGCGAGGCGGTGTTGCGCTTCGTGCGCGCGCGCGGCCGCCTGTCCTTTGCCGACCTCATCGCCGACTGCCGCACACGGCTGGAGGCGATCGTCACCTTCCTGGCCGTGCTCGACCTGCTTAAGACCGGTGATATCACCGCCGACCAGGACGAGTCTTTTGGCGAGATCACTCTGCGCGTCCCCGGCGCAGTAAGCGCCGCAGGTGCTACGGCCTGA